The window aacaaaCTGCCTTTGATGCTGTAGTTGTGGATGGTTTCCTGCTGGGCGATATGCTTTGGGTGGTTTTACTGAGAGCCCCTAATGTTTGTTTCAGCCTCTGCAGAAAAGGTTGGTGCATACAGAGGCTGTGGAAGCATCATAGCACGTTCTGCACAGTCACGTGCAGGCTTTTGACCTGGTGGTCTCTGCATTGTGCTTGATAGCATAGATAGAGTTCTTTAGGGACAGCACAGTCCAATGTAATTTCCTTATTtcccttgaaaaataaaacacagtgcTGGCATAGAAACTGGATGAGAGCTGGGAGATGCTCTTAGGAAGAGCAGGAATGTTCTCTGTTAGTGCTGTTAATGAGAGCAAAAAGGCCAGCTGAGCATCCCTTCCACTGGAAGTTCCTACACCGGTGCTCTTCCTCAGctagctctgcagagagagctCCAAAACATCTGTTTAgtctttatccttttttttattttattattattttggtcaGAACCTGTATATTTAAAGTTGTAACTGATGAGCCCCTCTTTGCATAGGCTGAATCTCCTGTTAGGGGCTCTCAGTAAACCACCCAAAGCATATCGCCCAGCAGGAAACCATCCACAACTGCAGCAGCATCAAAGGCAGtttgtttctgcagctgctgtcgTGCATGAAGTGCTCCTGgggcagctctcagcagctggctgagcagcacccacagcatGGCTAACGGTGGGTAAAGACTgcccagaaagagaaaaagcaactcGACTCACCTCAGAGCCACAAACTGGTgttctttttcctcttaaattGTTGGGAACTGCAGCAAGTCGGGAGTTAGTCTGGAGTTATTGTGGACAATCAGCAGGATGAGTCAGTTACAGGGGTGCTCTTTTAgaaaaggcaagtcctgcctcaGCATGTGTTAATTAGGTGTCAGGAAAAAAGTAGATTACTTCTCCCCATGAAGTCTCAGCCACTGGTTCAGTTTGCAGCAGTTTACCACAGGAATAGTGTGGGTAGCCTTGGAAGAACCTCCAGTGAAACAAGAATAACAATAATTGGGCATCTGCAAAATGAatatgaagagaaaatgaagagaaaaagattgAATTCCTCTAGAAAGGAGAGAGGACATGTAAGCCTGTGAGAAAGGCTGCTAATAAAGATCATAGCTTAATCTGTGGGCAGCTTTGTTTAGTTAGAGGATGTAAAgcagtgaaagaggaaaaatcattgttttttttaattaaaaaacaagctATGCTTATTTCTGGCTAGTCTCTGTATTCTTGATCTTGAGTTAGATTAGGGTGGGAGGGGAAGTTGTACAGCAGGTGGGTGAGAGGACATCCCTTCCAAGAGCTTCTGTGTTTTGcagattttcttctgcagcattATGCTGCGTCCTTCctagcagctgctgcagcacgtgCCGTTAAGTACGGTGCTTTGCAATAATGCTGGCTTGTAATAACAGGCTTTCCACTCCTCCACGTTACAGATGCTGGCAAAACTGGCCTGTGGGTTAAACAAGCCCAACCGCCAGACACTGGTACCTTCACGATCTGTCCCGCAGCTCTTCAGCCAGATGCCCGTCAGCAACATGTAagtgctggggagctgcctgcagcttgAGGCTTGGGCTGAGCTGGTCTGTGGTGAGAGCGTGTGCTTGAAATGGCGGTGCTGTGCTCCCACAATCTGGGCTTTCCTCAGGAAGAGGGCCCTGATTGTCTTCATTGCTGGGGTACGtgtctgtgggttttgttgttgcttgcGTAAGGAGAACCAAAGTGACTTGGGGGTAGTAAACGGTTCCTGGCTACCTCAACAGAGAGCAATTTCATCTCAATTTATATCAGCCAGCAAAGGCTTTCATCCACAGTAACCACTCACCAGCGTGTGTAAGAGGGAGAGGAAATCCTGCTAGGAATCCCTCACAGCTGTGCGTGGCAGTTCAAGAGGATCACGCTGGGGAGTCGAAGCCCTGCCAGTGAAGGAACCACACCTGAAGAGCTCAGCAGCATCTTCTGGGCAGCCTTTCCCTGGGAAGAGCTGTCCCCAAAACGACTGCTGGGATGCACAGGTgtaaggcagcagcagccctgggcaaGGGGACCAGAGCTGTGCCCCGGTGCGAGTGACAGAGCCATGGTCCCAGAAAGCAGTTCTGGTTTTATTCTGCACACACCAGTGCTGTTCCTTGTGTGGGGAAgtgtcaccagccccactgctctGGAGGAATGTCACCGGTGTCCAGGCGTGCAGTGGCTTTCTGCCTTCGGTGTGTCATTAGTGATGGAAAAGTGTTGGGGGGAAGGGTCCCGTCCATGTAGAAAGGAAGCAGGGAGCCTGTGAGGTGTTCTTCAGGACATAGTTTGGGATCATCTTCCAAAGATGGATCTGAGAGAGGCGCTGAAACTGGGTGAGCCAAGGAGCCATTCCCATTTCAGCTCTTACGCATCCCTCTATTGTAAGCAGAAGACTTGTACCAAGTGTTCGCTTTTGCCCTCCAAACTTCTGACTGCTTCTGGTTGCCCTGCACAGGAGCAGCTTTTGCTGCACGAAGGCTCACTGTAGTCGTCCCCACGgtgtttcatttccttttcttgtctCTGCTGTAGCCGTAACCTGGGGGGCAAGCTCGGTGCTGCCATCATGGACATCCTGGAAGTGGAGTACATCGGGGAGGTGGCGCAGTTCAGCGAGACGGAGCTCCAGACTCACTTCGGAGACAAGACAGGGTAAGGAGCTACCGCTTGCTGCCGTTTGGCTCTTGGCAGGAACCGAGACTTCCTTCTGACTGTAGGCTGTTCTGGAGTGGTTCGGAAGCTTGGGAGGCAAAAATGCAGTGAGATCTTTGAGGGGGCAGAAGCAGTGGTGCAGCAGGCCCACAAACAGGCTTCTGGGCTTGCCCTCTCCCTGACGCCCTCACCAAGACAACGTTTTGCCTGCCACCAGctcctctgccctgctccatGGTTACATTTTCCGTTGGCTGCCTTTACCTCGTGCTTCCTCTGGCTTTCAGGTCCTGGCTCTATGACTTGTGCAGAGGAATTGATGACGAACCTGTCAAAAATCGGCACTTGCCCCTGTCCATTGGCTGCAGCAAGAACTTCCCTGGGAAGACAGCCCTGGCCACGCAGAAGGAGGTAGGAGAAGCCCAcatctggcaaaaaaaaaaaaaaaaaaaaaaagcttggccTTTGGACcaggaaataaaagaacattAACAGCAGAAACTAGCTAGCAAAAACAGTGCTTTTCTGTGTCACAGTGCCCTGAAACCTGAGCTAGGGGCCTGGTAGGAGGGAGTGATTTAGGTCCCATGAATTAGAGAAATCTCTTGTTGACAGAGTTGCATTGACAAACTCTTCCACAGAAAGGTCCAGCCATGTCGTTTCCATGAGCAAAATAGGCTTGTGCTGTTCAAAAGGTGTTCGTGGTGCCAAGCTTCCAGGGCTGGTTGCTAGAAAGAAGGTAATTAGCccaaagaaaggaggaggaggcaccTTCCATGTGTTCTGGGGAGGGCTTTGCTCTGGCCTGGTGGCAGCGCTGTCAGCGTGGGCCCAatcctgtttgttgttgttttgtccaGGTGCAACActggctcctgcagctggcCTTGGAGCTGGAATCCAGACTGATCCAAGACAGGAATCAGGTAAGGAGTGGACAGTGGAtccttcctgctgtgcctgAGGAGGCCAGGCCTTCGGGAAGCCACGGGGTGCTGTTTGCAGgaggctggtggtggtgggaggaGGGTCTGCCTGTTCTCAGGTGTTCTCctttgctgaggtgctgcaaAAAGGTGTGTGAGAGCCTGGCCAGCAAGGATGGCTCTGTCCCAGAACGCTGCAGGGCTAAGGCTGGTCCTTAAAGCCTGCTGCATCCTCATCCTGCATTGCTGCAGCTTGCAAGCCCTTTGCTGTCCCGTATCACATCCCTGGGAGATCAGGCTGGGCAGGACAAGCTGCTGTTTGTCACCCAGCATCAGAAGTAACTGACAGAGGGCTCCGGGCAGCGAGGCCGTCTCTGGAGCCATTCCTGCTCTTCCCTGTAGATGTCGCTTGCAACTCAGCTGTGCCTTCTCTTCCCAGAACCACCGAGTGGCCAAGCAGCTCATGGTGGTCATCCGCATGCAGGGAGACACCCGGCTGTCCCGCTTCTGCTCCATCACCCGCTACGACGCCCAGAAGATCTACAGCGATGCCTTCGCCCTCATCCAAAACTGCAACATGGCCGGGGCTCACCAGGCAGCCTGGTGAGTGCGGGAGGAAGCGATTCGTGTCCATTCGTGTCCCTCTTGCCCTCTGTCTTTGACTTGAGGTCTCACCGCAGCTCCAGCCTGTGGTGGGCTGgcagtgcaggctggcagctcGCTAcccctgctccagtgcctggttgctttttttcttggggGAAATGCTGTTCTGGGTAACTTTCTGCTCTGCCCAACCCAGCCTGCTGTGTCTGTGAGGCTGTGTTGCAGAGATAGCAATTCTCACAGGAAACCTCCTTCCCACCCCGTGCCAGATACCCAGACTAAGCTCTTCTGCAagtttccctccctcccctgcctgtGAACGTTTTATGTTGCTTGAAGCCTTACCTCAAAGGGCGTTTTGCTTCCCAGGATGGTGTCTGAGTGGCTGTTCTGTCCCTTGCAGGTCTCCGCCGCTCATATCCGTGCTGCTCTCAGCCAGCAAGTTCTCGGAGGCCACCACACACCTTTCTGCGGGCATCGCCGCCTTCCTGACAAGTGACACCCAGCCCGATGGCACTGACAGTACGAAGGCCACGTCTGGCAGGGGGCCCATGGTCAAGTTTTTCAGGAGCCCAAGCAAAGAGCACAGGCAGAAGCCAGCTAACGCTATTGAGTCCTTCTtccagaaggcagcagaaaAGCGGCAGTCgcaggcagcagcaagcagcctgCCAGCTGCTACCAGCTCCTCAGAGCACCCgcagggagctgctgttggatTTGCCTCTGAGCAGCGTGATCTGGAGTCCCCCGTGAAGCAGAATCCCAAAGATGGGAGCCCTTCTCCGAGCAAGAGGCTTCTTCCCTGCGAGCCGCTGCTGTCTGATGCCACGCAGACGCCCTCCACCCCACCCAGCTCCAGGATGCTTCGGAGTTCGGAGCCAGCTGTGGAAGGCAACGAGCAGAACTTGCCGCCCTCTCCCGagctccccctgctccctcctgcctcgCCGGGCGACCAGCAGCGCTGTGAGAAGTGCGGCCAGCACGTGCTGGTGTGGGAGCTCCCAGAGCACATGGACTACCACTTCGCTGtggagctgcagagctcctTCCTGGAGGCCAGCTTCCCCACGGCTCCGCCTGCAGCTGCCAGCTCTCCTGCCAAGGCAAAGAACAAGCCCAAGACTCCGGCAGGATCTAGTGCAAAGCGCCCTAGGGAAGGCGTGACAAGAACtttagattttttctttaaacgCTTGCCTCCTTAACATCCAGCCGGGCTGGGAGTTTTTAGATAATCACCGTTTTTAAATACGGTTATTAGATTTTATCCTGCCTTGCCGGGTTTTAATGCGGGGAAGTCTAATAAATTATCTCTACCCTAAGTCTAAGAGGAACTGGAACTGATGAATAGTGTGTGGTGCAGGATGTACCCAGCTTCCCAAATTGCTCAGCTGGGCTGGTGGCAGCTCGCTTGCCTCTGCATCATCCTCACATCTTGCTCTTGCTTTTCCCTGGGATGGGAACGGTGGCTCCCAACACTGTAACAGCAGGTGCTGGGAGCACAGTGGCTCATCCTAGGGCATCTCCAGCCAAGACCAGGCCTGAACCCCAATCCAGTCACTTCAGAGGAAGCCTTCACCTCGTGATTTTCTCCCCTGGCTGCAGTTGCAGGCCTTGCCCTTACTGTATTTTATGTACAGTAGCTTTAGTCTGATGTTTACATCTCCCTTCTCTACTCAGTAgggcaacactttttttttttttcttccaccaaaatgcattttccacTGCATGGTTTGTCtacagaaggttttttttttttttaaatacacactCTGACAACTCTCTCTGTGTAGCAGTCCAGTGCATGATGCTTGCCACCAGCTCTGGAGCACCCAGGAAAGACTGCTCCCTGCTTTGAggaggctggagcagcagggTCATGCTTTCAGTGGGCTTTTTGAAGTCTCAATGCTAGTTCTAGGTAATTGTCATTGATGCATATGCCCAAATCCTAATGCCAGGGAGGGGGAAGCAGGCTAGTCTCACAGACTGACAGTGTAACCACATTTCTCCTCCTTACAGGCTCTGGGTGATAGCGCACACAGCTCCATTAGAGGTAtctgctttggttttggttggCAGAACAACTTGTTCAGCTCTCATGTGTGAACTGTGGCCCAGAGAGCCTCCCCAAAAGGCAAGAGAGCTGAGACAGCTGAATATCCTACACGGAAACTGTGGGCACAGAGAAGGGGAGATGCCCCGCAGGGCAGGAGACACGCTCAGGGCTCAGCTCTTCCAGCTGTGCAGCCGCAAGGGTTTGGCTCCAGGCAGGGGGAGGGAACTCGCCACGTCAAAGCAGTGCCGGGTGGGGGCTGGAAACTTTGCAGAGGGTTTCGTCAGCTGCAGCCTTCCCCTCCTTCAGCAGGGGGAGAGCCTTTCGGGCAGCAGCTGATGCAAAGCGCAGCTGTCCTTGCACGCTGTCGTTTCCTCGTTTCCGTGGGGCACCACCCTGCTCGTACCGCCGAGCTGCTCTCCCTCCACCAACTTGGCAGCTGTCACCAAGTTTTGAGAAGCTCAGGACACAGCCCGTGCTCGTGCCTGCAGTCACGAGAAGGAATTACAGCGTCCCTCCCCTTAATGACAGCCCTCACGCTGCGAAGTGACAGGTTCCCTGAAGTCCCCGTGTGTAAAGGGAAACAGCAACCAGTCTGGTAGGGTTGTCTCACGTTCCTGAGCTGACAGCACACCTCACATCCTAAATGTCTGGCCGGACCGGCCTCAGCAGGTGCCACTGCCTGCCACAAAACCACGCAGAGAGCAGGCACAACCCTTCAGTGCCGTGTCACCTCCACAGGcagccctcctgcccctgctcGTCCCCAGGGAACGACGTGTTCTCATGGGCGGCGCTGGCAAACCCCTTGATAAGGCTGacactattttaaaaacaagccGGGGCTTAGGTCTGTGCCCTAGAAAGCATCCCTTGAACCAGGCTGGGAGGGAATGCGTGACCGTGAGGAAGCAGCAGCCAGAAGTGCTGTGCTCAGGGTGATGTGGCCACCCCGGGCTCGCTCAGATAAGCCGGGAGGGCAAGGCTGTAAACAGCAGCCCCGCCACGCCACGGGATTTATAGGGCCGAGTGCAGGAAGCTTAGGAAGGGGTGACCCAGCACCCTGGCAGCAGGACAAGAGCCCGCCTTCGCTCCTTGCACGACTCCAGCCACctcaataaaacatttttattctgtacagTGATATCTCGGTGCTGGGGGACACGGCTGCCACCAGCTGGCGTCACCCCCCGTGCAGGGCAGCTTTCTAGCACCAAATGGACGTGCTGAAGGGCTGGTGCTCGTGGCTGACCCCCACGATTTAACAGTcagcagcaaaaccagaagCTTATGTACAGCTCGGCAGCCCCTGCTGCACCCTCCAGGCTCAGAGGGGCCCGGAGGAGCTGCGTGACAGCGAGTGAAAACCAGAAGTGCCCCACTTTTCGTGCCCAGAGTCCTCGCTGGCAGCACCAGCTTTCCTCTCGCAGCACGCCCCAgtggcaagggaaaaaaaaaataaagtctttcttgaggagaaaaagaaagcaattccCGTCGCTATCAAATCACAGCCACACAGAAGTCACCTTGGTGTTAGCGAGGCTGCCTGCCCCCACACATTAAGGCAAGCGTGTGAGGAGCAGCGAGCTGCAAACCGCTGTGGCCAACGCGCTGACGGCACCCAACGGCCACAAAAACAACCTGCCCGTGCCAGCACAGGGCCCGGGCCCCGCTCTGCACCACCgcacagcctcctgctctgctgctgcaaggaGCAGACCCGAGTGCAAACGTCCTGCACCACCCACAGCTTCCTCCGAGTCCGAAAGTGGGATGCTGATGGAGTGCACGGGGACAGGACGGGACAGGGCGCCCGCCCAACAGTCAGGCACTCGGCTTGGAGTGATGCAAAACCAACAGACGAAGGGACACACCGCAGATTAAAAGCCAACCAGGGTTAAAACGGTGAAAAAGGGTCCTGAATACGTTTCGAGAGGTTCGAGCAGGGCCTCTTCCATCCTCTCGGCCCAGAGGGATGTGCTGCGGGGTGACCCGAGGAAGTGCTGCGTTAATTAACCCAGAGCTCGAGGAGCTGGAGTGGGGCCAGATCCCGTATGCGAGGTGGGAAAACATCCCTTCACTGCTCGTCTCCCAGGGTTCTGCTCCTCCCAACCAGTAATTTCCAAACAGTAAACAAAGCCAGAACTTGCCTGCCCAGGTCTGCAGGTGCCTCTGATCTATTCTGAGGGAGGGCAGGGTAATGAAAGCGGCAGGCAATGCGGAGAACGTGCTCAGCTTGCCCCTCGTATGGCACCGAAGGCGAGAAACTCTCCGAGGCTCCATCTCCCAGCGTGGAGCAGGGCCACCCCTGCCAGAACcggacagcagcagctccaggcaccACTCGGAGAGCCACGGGAGCTTCCATCCTTCTCCCTGGCCGTCGGTGAGCGGAGATCTCCCTGACCTCGTGGTAGTCAGAAGTTGAGCTGCCCAGGCCCCAGGGACTCCTCCAGGCCGTTTTCTTTGGTGGTGATGGCTTGGAGGTCAGTGACGTGCCCGATGCCTTTGGTGACTCCTTCACGGAACAGCAGCTTGGCTCCGATCTTCAGGTACTCCGGATGCTTGATGAATCGGAAGCAGACAACGGCCTTCTCTCCCGTCCGCAGCTTGTCCTGAAGAGAAAAAGGGCACCGCTTAGACCCATCTGCCCTGTCCATGCACGCAGATGCTAAGAGGAGGAAGCAAACGAGCGGGTTGACTCCCTCAGGCTGCACGGCTTGAGTCCTTCCCACTGCTGTTGGCACAGGGGAGGGCAGGAAAACACAAGCTCTGGAGAAGGCAGAGCTCATCCCCCTCCTCAGTCTTGCTGAGGAGGAAACTCTTTAACACGTCGGGAGGGGAAATGGGTAGAGGGTAAAGGGACAGAGTGTGCTCCTAGGAAGGGACACAAGTACTGAGGATAGCAGTAGCCCCTCGCTTTAGTAGGGGACACAGCAGAATCCCAGCAAACCTCACAGGGAGGTGAGTCTTTCTCCACTTTCCTCCCGTGCCTTACCTTTCCGTGGATCTTCTCTACGATAGCCGTCTGCCGCACGTTCCCCACGTGCACTGTCACCTGAAAGCCTTTCCGGAAAGTTGTGGCATGGAACAGCAGCACAATCTCGGCCTCAAACACCGAGCAGATGGTGGGGTTCATCTCGGGGCTCACCATGACCATGCCCTGTACGACAACCCAAAGCTCAGACCGGTTAGGGCCAATCCCCCAGCTTCTGAACAGCACCCAAAAACCACAAACATCTCCACTCCGGGACGTGGCCTTGCACCCCACTCTCAGCCCAGTACTCACCCTATTTCACAGAccatttccttcccttccaaCAGGTTTTCTACAAACATCTCTCCTTCATTCCTGTTCTACCAACAGGGGATCCCCAGGAAAGCCTCCCGTCCCTCTCGCTAGAGCAGAGATGAAGCTGGCAGCACCAGGACCCACCTTGCGCAGCAGGGAGCGGTCGAAAGGCCCGAGGGCCAGCGTGGCTGCCTGGCCGGCCCGCAGCACGCGGCAGGCCGAGCGGTTGCGTTGGATGCTGCACACTTTCAGCCGGAGGAACTTCCCGTCGTCCGTGGGGCCGACCACCAGGCTCTCCCCTTCTCGGCAGATCCCACTGGCCGGGGCACAATGGCAGGACAGAGCTCGTCAGGAGACAGGGAGGAAGATGCACCAAGATCGACCGACACAAACTCCCCAGGGCCAGGGAGGTGAGCGCCTTTGGGCTTTTACCCAGGCGTGGGACCAACTAACAGGGACAAAACACTGGTGGGGACAAGGATTTCCTACAGTAGGAGCAAAAGCCACACTATCACCCCACAAAATACTAAATATCCCTCACACGGGGCCTGTCTCTCTGCCACACTGTTTTGTTCTTGCTGGAGACTGCAGTTGCCACCTGTTTTGTGTTAGTGCACTCTTATCCAAACTGCCCTGATCATTCCCAAACGCTGAGGGACAGCTGGCTTCTCATGGGGTGGCATGAGGTTTGCTTCTCCTGGAATCAGGGGACTTGCCTTCTACATCTCCCCCTGCATGAGGAAGAAGCAAAGCAACACCTTGGGATCCTGGCTAACCTCTGGATGCCAGCGTGCCTTCCCCCAGCACACTCCAGGTCACACTCCTATCACCCTGCTTGCCACTGCACGAGCAACGATCTGCTCAGGGCACCTCCCAGTGCTCTGTAGGGCTTTATCCTCCCTTGGCCCAGTTATCTGGCAGGAGTCAGCA is drawn from Anas platyrhynchos isolate ZD024472 breed Pekin duck chromosome 3, IASCAAS_PekinDuck_T2T, whole genome shotgun sequence and contains these coding sequences:
- the POLH gene encoding DNA polymerase eta, translating into MSRGRERVVALVDMDCFFMQVEQRFDPQLRGRPCAVVQYNKWQGGGIIAVSYEARSFGVARGMWASEARALCPELLLARVPEARGKADLSRYREASAEVMEVLSRFAAIERASIDEAYLDLTGSARDRLRELRGRPLAAQLLPTTFVQGLPASPDPQHAAKEELRERGVQEWLASLSFDDPDCPDLQLTMGAVIVEEMRVAVEKATGFRCSAGISHNKMLAKLACGLNKPNRQTLVPSRSVPQLFSQMPVSNIRNLGGKLGAAIMDILEVEYIGEVAQFSETELQTHFGDKTGSWLYDLCRGIDDEPVKNRHLPLSIGCSKNFPGKTALATQKEVQHWLLQLALELESRLIQDRNQNHRVAKQLMVVIRMQGDTRLSRFCSITRYDAQKIYSDAFALIQNCNMAGAHQAAWSPPLISVLLSASKFSEATTHLSAGIAAFLTSDTQPDGTDSTKATSGRGPMVKFFRSPSKEHRQKPANAIESFFQKAAEKRQSQAAASSLPAATSSSEHPQGAAVGFASEQRDLESPVKQNPKDGSPSPSKRLLPCEPLLSDATQTPSTPPSSRMLRSSEPAVEGNEQNLPPSPELPLLPPASPGDQQRCEKCGQHVLVWELPEHMDYHFAVELQSSFLEASFPTAPPAAASSPAKAKNKPKTPAGSSAKRPREGVTRTLDFFFKRLPP